The Nitrosopumilus cobalaminigenes genome contains a region encoding:
- a CDS encoding chromosome segregation SMC family protein, translated as MVHVKKVEIFGFKSFGFKNTTVQFEPGLVSISGPNGSGKSNILDAIIFAMGENKPKVMRVDKLRSLIHDIEGNRRGPKMARSSVHFDNSDRKIPVDSDVVEITREMNGEGENTYYLNKKKVQRNQVLDLLDMANAGLGQLNAVQQGTVTRISEFTSEEKRKTIEDLIGLSYFDEKKLESVKQLDEADRRLEIALAKMGEIKKRIDELEEERNQKLRHDILERELNRYKAIDAANKMKDISGKKVSKETTLHTLTAEVTKFEEESTLLKTEIETLQTEKSKLMGEANAYNQTKSALDSEISTAMEQYEIDNSAISASQKRIERISARLPELKMELESIDNARTDIDIQIQKIKESIQETNEKKNNISKELEIVDSERQKVLSEQSEAAAKKSEIDEKIKTLNEQLNNAKLKFSKAQHEKEQSKKIIEINSLKLSDMESGIEELSKAQTQLESLMQNNNDTITELKSRIKKHQTKKSRTLNDLDEWAQIIEKSDQQATRYESKIKTVKGFMHEDYTVAKLKEDAERLGIEGLVYEMISWDKKYERSVLAASSDWIKAIVVKDFATLLGIAEVARNKKLPKLKIIPLDAIPKFKLTLPKEPGILGVLSDNVRCNPAYSALKTFLFGNIILTETRESAYNLSQSGYKAVTIDGEFFESKGSTVTIDNNSKISKLTKLISLSSDIEGLFQSISLVKKVMLNKKQEIKKLDNAIQLNTDRLSLSEKSLSSATENYSNLKSRISSALKMKEQLTTRISDLTTRNNLIESQVSTDESHIDSLNDRISIMEQNYASGEQTRIASELQRINLKKTEIEKLHTTLMNEYRDKSSQLTTMETQDNREKSQSNRLHDEENSLKTEQQELETKIKELETQKESKNEVLVKLREKEQELISSSGSSIGQLKEYDDKLNILIEKDKELTKQINTIERQSDALKRDLHELTEKETKLQQLLSAFGFDKDMETFDVESIVHGLTTELNSLNALNAKAPETYLEVSYGYRSMSTRKNSLEEERNSIVKFIEDIEKDKRQTFLDAFDKVDKEIRLIFNKMTDGNAWLELQNEDDIFNSGISYLIQFPNKPKRESTSISGGEKTLAAIVFVLALQKLKPSPFYLFDEVDAHLDAPNSERLAKILEERSKESQFIMVSLKDSVIQKAKLIYGVFPKNGVSNVVTYKDKRMPSVKTS; from the coding sequence TTGGTTCATGTTAAAAAAGTTGAGATCTTTGGTTTCAAGTCATTTGGATTTAAGAATACTACAGTCCAGTTTGAACCTGGACTAGTTTCAATTTCTGGACCAAATGGTTCTGGTAAAAGTAACATCTTGGATGCAATTATTTTTGCAATGGGTGAAAACAAACCCAAAGTTATGAGGGTTGATAAACTACGATCACTGATTCATGATATTGAAGGAAATAGACGTGGACCAAAAATGGCAAGATCAAGTGTTCACTTTGATAATTCTGATAGAAAAATTCCTGTAGATTCCGATGTTGTTGAAATTACCCGAGAGATGAATGGTGAAGGTGAGAACACATACTATCTAAACAAAAAGAAAGTACAAAGAAACCAAGTTCTTGATTTGCTTGATATGGCAAATGCTGGATTAGGACAATTAAATGCAGTACAGCAAGGAACTGTCACTAGAATCTCTGAGTTTACTTCTGAAGAAAAAAGAAAAACAATTGAAGATTTAATCGGTCTATCGTATTTTGATGAAAAAAAATTAGAATCTGTAAAGCAACTTGATGAGGCAGACCGAAGATTAGAGATTGCTCTGGCCAAAATGGGTGAAATTAAAAAACGAATTGATGAACTTGAAGAAGAACGAAATCAAAAATTACGCCATGATATTCTTGAAAGAGAACTAAACAGGTACAAAGCTATTGATGCAGCCAACAAAATGAAGGATATTTCTGGCAAAAAAGTCTCCAAAGAGACCACTTTACACACTTTGACTGCTGAAGTCACAAAATTTGAAGAAGAAAGCACTCTTTTAAAAACTGAAATTGAAACGCTGCAAACTGAAAAATCAAAATTGATGGGGGAGGCCAATGCATACAACCAAACAAAATCTGCATTAGACTCTGAAATTTCTACTGCTATGGAACAATACGAAATTGATAACAGTGCAATCTCTGCATCTCAAAAAAGAATTGAAAGAATTTCTGCAAGACTCCCTGAGCTTAAAATGGAATTGGAATCTATTGATAATGCTAGAACTGACATCGATATTCAAATTCAAAAGATCAAAGAATCTATACAAGAAACAAATGAAAAGAAAAATAACATTAGTAAAGAATTAGAAATTGTAGACTCTGAAAGACAAAAAGTACTATCTGAACAATCAGAGGCTGCTGCTAAAAAATCTGAAATTGATGAAAAAATCAAAACACTAAACGAACAACTAAACAATGCAAAATTAAAATTCTCCAAGGCACAACATGAAAAAGAACAATCTAAAAAAATTATTGAAATAAACTCTTTGAAATTATCTGACATGGAATCTGGAATTGAAGAATTAAGTAAAGCACAAACTCAACTGGAATCTTTAATGCAAAATAACAATGATACCATCACTGAATTAAAATCTAGAATAAAAAAACACCAAACAAAAAAATCTCGCACTCTTAATGATTTAGATGAATGGGCACAAATTATTGAAAAATCAGATCAACAAGCAACACGTTATGAATCTAAAATTAAAACTGTCAAAGGATTTATGCATGAAGATTATACTGTTGCAAAATTAAAGGAAGATGCAGAAAGACTTGGTATTGAAGGTTTAGTATACGAAATGATTTCTTGGGATAAAAAATACGAGCGTTCTGTTTTAGCAGCAAGCTCTGATTGGATTAAAGCAATCGTTGTCAAAGACTTTGCAACTCTACTTGGAATTGCTGAAGTTGCACGAAACAAGAAACTTCCAAAACTAAAAATCATTCCCCTTGATGCTATTCCAAAATTCAAACTAACTCTTCCAAAAGAACCTGGAATTTTGGGTGTCTTATCTGATAATGTGAGATGCAATCCTGCCTACTCTGCCCTCAAAACCTTCCTATTTGGCAATATTATCCTCACTGAAACTCGAGAATCTGCCTACAATCTATCACAATCTGGCTACAAAGCAGTAACAATTGATGGTGAGTTCTTTGAATCTAAAGGCAGCACTGTCACAATTGATAATAATTCCAAAATTTCAAAACTCACAAAATTGATTTCTCTAAGTAGCGATATTGAAGGTTTGTTTCAATCTATAAGTTTGGTTAAAAAAGTAATGCTAAATAAAAAACAAGAAATAAAAAAATTGGATAATGCTATTCAATTAAACACTGATAGACTTTCATTATCTGAAAAATCTCTATCCTCTGCGACTGAAAATTATTCTAATCTAAAATCCAGAATTTCATCTGCACTTAAAATGAAAGAACAACTGACAACGAGAATTTCTGATTTAACTACAAGAAATAACCTCATTGAATCTCAAGTTAGTACTGATGAATCTCACATTGATTCCCTAAATGATAGAATTTCAATTATGGAACAAAACTATGCTAGTGGAGAACAAACTAGAATCGCAAGTGAATTACAAAGAATTAATCTTAAAAAAACAGAGATTGAAAAATTACATACTACTCTCATGAATGAATATCGTGATAAATCCTCACAACTTACAACTATGGAGACACAGGATAATAGAGAAAAATCTCAATCTAACCGTCTTCATGATGAAGAAAATTCTTTGAAAACAGAACAACAAGAATTGGAAACAAAAATTAAAGAATTAGAAACTCAAAAAGAATCTAAAAATGAAGTACTTGTAAAACTCAGAGAAAAAGAACAAGAATTGATTTCCTCATCTGGTTCTTCTATTGGTCAATTAAAAGAATATGATGACAAATTAAATATTCTAATTGAAAAAGATAAAGAACTTACAAAGCAAATCAATACTATTGAAAGACAATCTGATGCTTTGAAACGTGATCTGCATGAATTGACTGAAAAAGAGACCAAATTACAACAATTGCTATCTGCATTTGGATTTGATAAAGACATGGAGACATTTGATGTTGAATCTATTGTACATGGATTAACAACTGAATTGAATTCTCTTAATGCATTAAATGCAAAAGCACCTGAAACATATCTTGAAGTATCTTATGGTTATCGTTCAATGTCGACTAGAAAGAATTCTCTTGAAGAAGAAAGAAATTCCATTGTAAAATTCATCGAAGACATTGAAAAAGACAAACGTCAAACTTTCTTGGATGCTTTTGACAAGGTCGATAAAGAAATTCGTTTAATTTTCAATAAAATGACTGATGGAAATGCTTGGTTAGAATTGCAAAATGAAGATGATATATTTAATTCTGGAATTTCTTACTTGATTCAATTCCCAAATAAACCAAAACGAGAATCTACATCAATTAGTGGAGGTGAGAAAACACTAGCTGCAATTGTATTTGTTTTGGCTTTGCAAAAACTAAAACCTTCACCATTTTACTTGTTTGATGAAGTTGATGCACATCTTGATGCTCCAAACTCTGAAAGACTAGCAAAAATTTTAGAAGAAAGATCCAAAGAAAGTCAATTTATCATGGTGTCCTTAAAAGATTCTGTCATACAAAAGGCAAAACTGATCTATGGTGTATTTCCAAAGAATGGTGTATCCAATGTTGTTACATACAAAGACAAACGAATGCCATCTGTGAAAACTTCCTAA
- a CDS encoding carbon-nitrogen hydrolase family protein, translating into MVKLGLIQTKSQSTNQKGIAQVSNILKKLGRTGTDVVCLPEQWLKNNEISDFDAEFSEFKKIAKEFSMTVIPGAFYEITKTKTSIVSPIIGPKGEIIGKQEKIHPFDYERDNVKPGKEAKIFDTACKFGVIICYDMVFPKVANTFVKKGAQVLFSPSRIVRRGIEPWQMYVQVRALENRIPILAANVENHRYGGNSLIIDLTENNKVMTTKIMKLNGECGTSKEFDLKKYEKSREIRFSDSNKFQ; encoded by the coding sequence ATGGTAAAGCTTGGATTAATTCAAACTAAATCACAAAGTACAAATCAAAAAGGAATTGCACAGGTTTCAAATATTTTAAAAAAATTAGGAAGGACTGGCACGGATGTAGTATGCCTGCCAGAACAATGGCTCAAAAATAATGAGATCAGTGATTTTGATGCAGAGTTTTCAGAGTTTAAGAAAATAGCAAAGGAATTTTCCATGACTGTTATTCCAGGGGCATTTTATGAAATTACTAAAACCAAGACATCGATAGTTTCCCCAATAATAGGACCAAAAGGGGAAATCATAGGAAAACAGGAGAAAATCCACCCATTTGACTATGAACGTGATAATGTCAAGCCTGGAAAAGAGGCTAAAATCTTCGATACAGCATGTAAGTTTGGAGTGATAATTTGCTATGACATGGTATTTCCCAAAGTCGCCAACACATTTGTGAAAAAAGGAGCCCAAGTACTGTTTTCACCAAGTAGAATAGTCAGACGAGGGATTGAGCCATGGCAAATGTATGTTCAAGTACGTGCATTAGAAAATAGAATTCCAATTTTGGCCGCAAATGTTGAAAATCATAGATATGGAGGAAATAGTCTCATCATAGACTTGACTGAAAATAACAAAGTAATGACAACCAAAATTATGAAATTAAATGGTGAATGTGGGACAAGTAAAGAATTTGATTTAAAGAAATATGAAAAGAGTAGAGAGATAAGATTTTCAGATTCAAATAAATTTCAGTGA
- a CDS encoding inositol-3-phosphate synthase produces MSDKIKVGLVGIGNCFSGLIQGIEYYRKNPSQEVTGIIHDKLAGYGIHDIDFVCGFDVGENKVGKLLHEAIYEYPNMVDWIAKDDLPKNDALVYESPILDGVGVWVENRIKPITSTKTPEQIADEVKQIIKERGVEIIVSYLPVGSDKVTEFWAQICLDTNTAFVNCIPSFIASDEKWAKKFEEKNIPCIGDDIKGQVGATIVHRTLAKLCSDRGTKIEKTYQINVGGNTDFLNMKEQDRLASKRISKTESVQSQLKERLDDDQIYVGPSDFIPFLGNTKLMFMRIEGRQWANIPYNMEVRLEVDDKANSAGIVIDAIRLARIALDRGIGGPIKPASAYLMKHPIEQTSDVKAKAACEKFVAGD; encoded by the coding sequence ATGTCTGATAAAATTAAAGTTGGTTTAGTTGGTATTGGAAATTGTTTTTCCGGACTTATTCAGGGGATTGAATACTATAGAAAAAATCCTTCTCAAGAAGTCACTGGAATTATTCATGATAAATTAGCAGGATATGGAATTCATGATATTGATTTTGTTTGTGGCTTTGATGTTGGTGAAAATAAAGTTGGCAAACTTTTGCATGAGGCAATTTATGAATATCCAAACATGGTAGATTGGATTGCTAAAGATGATTTACCAAAAAATGATGCTTTAGTCTATGAAAGTCCTATTTTAGATGGTGTCGGAGTATGGGTTGAAAATAGAATCAAACCTATCACCAGCACAAAAACACCTGAACAAATTGCCGATGAGGTGAAACAAATCATCAAAGAAAGAGGTGTGGAAATTATTGTATCTTATTTACCAGTAGGTTCTGACAAGGTAACTGAATTTTGGGCTCAAATTTGTCTTGATACTAATACTGCATTTGTAAATTGTATTCCCTCTTTTATCGCATCTGATGAAAAATGGGCTAAAAAGTTTGAAGAGAAAAATATTCCTTGTATTGGCGATGACATCAAAGGTCAGGTTGGTGCAACAATTGTTCATAGAACTTTGGCTAAACTTTGTAGTGATAGGGGAACAAAAATTGAAAAAACATACCAAATCAACGTGGGAGGTAACACTGATTTCTTAAACATGAAAGAACAAGATAGATTAGCATCAAAGAGAATCTCTAAAACAGAAAGTGTTCAAAGTCAACTTAAAGAAAGATTAGATGATGATCAAATCTATGTTGGTCCTTCAGACTTTATTCCGTTCTTAGGCAATACAAAACTCATGTTTATGAGAATTGAAGGTCGTCAATGGGCAAATATTCCTTACAATATGGAAGTACGTTTAGAAGTTGATGACAAAGCAAATTCTGCAGGTATTGTAATTGATGCCATTAGATTAGCAAGAATTGCACTAGATAGAGGAATAGGCGGTCCAATAAAACCTGCTAGTGCTTATTTGATGAAACATCCGATTGAGCAGACTTCTGATGTTAAAGCAAAAGCTGCTTGTGAAAAATTTGTTGCAGGTGACTAG
- a CDS encoding deoxyhypusine synthase has translation MVEPGRPVKDIEIDANTSLEGIFDELSQSGGFESVNLSDGLEILSEMISDKQCLKFVSFVGAVVSTGLRGIIKDMIKNKWFDVAITTCGALDHDIARHFSHYKEGSFTMDDMELANQNIHRLGNVLVPMDSYGPLIEEKMQSFLEEEYQNGNKEMSTAELCKMIGKHLGEDSFLYWAYKNDIDIVVPGIMDGAVGSQIWLFTQKHSDFRLNMAGDANLLSGLIFKAEKSGAFMIGGGISKHHTLWWNQYREGLDYAFYITTAQEFDGSLSGALVREAISWGKVTQIAKQSTLHAEVTTILPFIYAALLSKLQKKN, from the coding sequence ATGGTAGAACCAGGTCGTCCAGTAAAAGACATAGAAATCGATGCAAACACATCGTTAGAAGGAATTTTTGACGAATTGTCCCAATCAGGAGGATTTGAATCAGTGAATCTATCAGACGGATTAGAAATTTTATCAGAAATGATTTCAGACAAACAATGTTTGAAATTTGTTTCATTTGTAGGAGCAGTGGTATCTACAGGTCTAAGAGGGATAATCAAAGACATGATCAAAAACAAATGGTTTGATGTAGCAATTACTACCTGTGGAGCATTAGACCATGACATTGCAAGACATTTTTCACATTACAAAGAGGGTTCATTTACAATGGACGATATGGAGCTAGCAAATCAAAATATTCACAGGCTAGGCAACGTTCTAGTTCCAATGGATAGTTACGGACCACTAATTGAAGAAAAAATGCAATCATTCCTAGAAGAAGAATATCAAAATGGAAATAAAGAAATGAGTACTGCAGAACTATGCAAAATGATTGGAAAGCATTTAGGAGAAGATTCATTTCTTTATTGGGCATACAAAAATGATATTGACATAGTAGTTCCAGGAATAATGGATGGAGCTGTAGGGAGTCAAATTTGGTTATTTACACAAAAACATAGTGATTTTAGATTAAACATGGCAGGAGATGCAAACTTACTTTCAGGATTAATTTTCAAAGCTGAAAAATCAGGAGCATTCATGATAGGGGGAGGAATTTCTAAACATCATACATTGTGGTGGAATCAATACAGAGAAGGATTAGATTATGCATTTTACATCACAACTGCACAAGAGTTTGACGGAAGTTTAAGTGGTGCATTAGTTAGAGAAGCAATTTCATGGGGAAAAGTAACACAAATAGCAAAACAATCAACACTACACGCAGAGGTAACAACCATACTTCCATTCATTTATGCGGCATTACTTTCGAAATTACAAAAAAAGAATTAG
- a CDS encoding proteasome assembly chaperone family protein: MFPKIKIRELKKINLEEGYLIDGFPSMGFSSAIATESMIHTSEFELSGVISSESFPPISVIKEGKPNFPTRIFVNENLKVGIFLSYLTLEQSLHRIIAKTMLSWAKKHKIKLILSSVAVKSPNGEGETIGVGSTESARNKIKDAGLKVLEHGTVPGIPGILLNEGSISGQDVIVIIFHTDGQGPDFKSSADLCMAMTKLIPGATCDISLLQKEAEKAEKIIKEAEEESVQMKDSMYR; this comes from the coding sequence GTGTTCCCAAAAATCAAAATTAGAGAATTAAAGAAAATAAATTTAGAAGAAGGATATCTTATTGACGGATTTCCATCAATGGGATTTAGCAGTGCAATTGCAACTGAATCGATGATTCATACTTCAGAATTTGAATTAAGTGGTGTAATTTCTTCAGAAAGTTTTCCACCAATAAGCGTAATAAAAGAGGGAAAACCAAATTTCCCAACCAGAATATTTGTTAATGAAAATTTGAAAGTAGGAATTTTTCTTTCTTACTTAACTTTAGAACAATCTCTACACAGAATTATTGCCAAAACAATGCTATCATGGGCAAAAAAACACAAGATCAAATTAATTCTTAGCAGTGTTGCAGTAAAATCACCCAATGGGGAAGGAGAGACAATAGGAGTTGGAAGTACAGAGTCAGCTAGAAATAAAATAAAGGATGCAGGTTTGAAAGTGTTAGAACATGGAACTGTTCCAGGAATTCCCGGGATATTACTAAATGAAGGAAGTATATCAGGACAAGATGTAATTGTGATAATTTTTCATACAGACGGACAAGGTCCAGATTTTAAATCAAGTGCAGATCTATGCATGGCAATGACAAAATTAATTCCTGGTGCAACATGCGACATTTCATTATTACAAAAAGAAGCTGAAAAAGCCGAGAAAATCATTAAAGAGGCAGAAGAAGAGTCAGTGCAAATGAAAGATTCCATGTATAGATAA
- a CDS encoding LysE family transporter, protein MIQIFEFAVIVIAISASGVMAPGPLFAANVSYGLRGGVKSGIKMAMGHTIVEFPLVILLGVGVFSLEIFPEFRTLISVFGAITLFVFAILQIRTVLQKKENITTKPKHGPLITGIALSALNPFFIIWWITIGFKLISDAMLIWAFSGILVMFFLHIWMDFVWLGGVAFLASKSSRILSNRNYKILMIGLSLMLVYFGITFLTDLFS, encoded by the coding sequence TTGATTCAAATTTTTGAATTTGCAGTTATTGTAATAGCCATTTCAGCATCAGGAGTAATGGCACCAGGCCCACTATTTGCAGCCAATGTCTCATATGGATTACGCGGCGGAGTAAAGTCAGGAATTAAAATGGCCATGGGACATACCATCGTAGAATTTCCTCTAGTAATTTTGTTAGGAGTAGGAGTATTTTCTTTAGAAATATTTCCAGAATTTAGAACATTGATTTCAGTTTTTGGAGCAATCACATTATTTGTATTTGCAATATTGCAAATTAGGACAGTTTTACAGAAAAAAGAAAACATCACAACAAAACCAAAACATGGTCCATTAATTACAGGAATTGCATTAAGTGCATTAAATCCATTTTTTATCATTTGGTGGATAACAATAGGATTCAAATTAATTTCAGATGCGATGTTAATTTGGGCATTTTCAGGCATACTAGTAATGTTTTTTCTTCATATTTGGATGGATTTTGTGTGGTTGGGAGGAGTTGCATTCCTTGCATCAAAAAGCTCGCGTATCCTTTCAAATAGAAATTACAAAATTTTGATGATAGGATTAAGTTTGATGTTAGTTTACTTTGGAATAACTTTTTTGACAGATTTGTTTTCTTAA
- a CDS encoding DNA-binding protein, which translates to MSSNKKSKDAEDILSEFDSRIKPEPTPEPEPTPEPEPTPEPEPTPEPEPTPEPEPTPEPEPTPEPEPTPEPEPTPEPEPTPEPEPTPEPEPTPEPEPTPEPEPTPEPEPTPEPEPTPEPEPTPEPEPTPEPANDSTETKKVPEERDVIFVGTKPIMTYVSATLTQLSTRPTVTIKARGKRITQAVDVSQMIVKRMDSVGYVISDVRISSDSLTSQDGKQRNVSTMEIDISKN; encoded by the coding sequence TTGAGCAGCAATAAAAAATCTAAAGACGCAGAAGACATCTTATCTGAATTCGATTCAAGAATTAAACCTGAACCAACACCAGAACCTGAACCAACACCAGAACCTGAACCAACACCAGAACCTGAACCAACACCAGAACCTGAACCAACACCAGAACCTGAACCAACACCAGAACCTGAACCAACACCAGAACCTGAACCAACACCAGAACCTGAACCAACACCAGAACCTGAACCAACACCAGAACCTGAACCAACACCAGAACCTGAACCAACACCAGAACCTGAACCAACACCAGAACCTGAACCAACACCAGAACCTGAACCAACACCAGAACCTGAACCAACACCAGAACCTGAACCAACACCAGAACCTGAACCAACACCAGAACCGGCAAATGATTCTACTGAAACAAAAAAAGTTCCTGAGGAACGTGATGTAATTTTCGTTGGAACAAAACCTATCATGACATATGTATCGGCAACTTTAACTCAACTTTCTACAAGACCAACCGTTACCATTAAAGCTAGAGGTAAACGTATTACACAAGCTGTTGATGTTTCACAAATGATAGTAAAACGAATGGATTCTGTAGGATATGTAATTAGTGATGTTAGAATCTCATCTGATTCTTTAACATCTCAAGATGGAAAACAGCGTAATGTTTCTACTATGGAAATTGATATTTCAAAAAACTAA
- a CDS encoding porin PorA family protein: MGKITLGGILTSGVVVMLIWFFYAVPELSTSPEVFEVSAENIGMIQIADDIGSPLSDPIKMVFVWNGNVVERIGNEIKMQTSYTYRDILTDEILWETTLDETVDATTRKYIDKPGHFMFPSDLEQKNYQVYDVGGSVLNYNFVGVTEIEGLEVYEFSGETTFEVSYIYPDFDVPIYEDYSATNFIEPKTGIEVSFTERFTDYAIIDNQKVPILDAWDGPSEFSQKILVQKAETQKRIHDLYHNVVPVIIAIGTLAIAIIVYSKAKVETKSKEIVELKQTETRKDEFSSMIAHELKTPLVPIKSYLDMIISGKIGQLTPQQIEKLEIVRSSAESLNKLIDDLSDVQKLDTGNMKMHREINSLSDIINETVIKLEPDFNKKGIKINLQLNHVGCFCDKSRISQVVLNLLTNSIDFTPSSDGEIIISLSKEGKFAKLFVEDNGSGIPEDKLEHIFQKYYQVDSSLRREYGGTGLGLSITKGIVDMHGGTITVESKVGEFTRFTIMLPLNDRESQISQTPKIES; this comes from the coding sequence ATGGGCAAAATCACTCTGGGTGGAATTTTAACATCTGGTGTTGTTGTCATGTTGATTTGGTTCTTTTATGCCGTACCTGAGTTGTCAACCTCTCCTGAAGTATTCGAAGTTTCAGCTGAAAATATTGGCATGATTCAGATTGCTGATGATATTGGTTCCCCCTTATCTGATCCTATCAAAATGGTTTTTGTTTGGAATGGAAATGTAGTTGAAAGAATTGGAAATGAAATAAAAATGCAAACATCATATACATACAGAGATATACTTACTGACGAAATTCTTTGGGAAACCACTCTTGATGAAACTGTAGATGCAACTACTCGAAAGTATATTGACAAGCCTGGCCATTTTATGTTCCCAAGTGATTTAGAACAAAAAAACTATCAAGTTTATGATGTTGGTGGCTCCGTATTGAATTATAATTTTGTAGGTGTGACCGAAATTGAAGGGTTGGAAGTTTATGAATTTTCAGGTGAAACAACTTTTGAAGTTTCTTATATCTATCCTGATTTTGATGTCCCAATTTATGAAGATTATTCTGCTACCAATTTCATTGAACCCAAAACTGGAATCGAAGTATCGTTTACAGAAAGGTTTACAGATTATGCAATAATTGATAATCAAAAAGTTCCAATTTTAGATGCTTGGGATGGTCCTTCTGAATTTTCTCAAAAGATTTTGGTTCAAAAGGCCGAGACCCAAAAAAGAATTCATGATTTGTATCATAATGTTGTACCTGTAATTATTGCAATCGGTACACTTGCCATCGCAATCATTGTTTATTCTAAAGCAAAAGTTGAAACTAAATCTAAAGAGATAGTTGAACTTAAACAAACAGAAACTAGAAAAGATGAATTTTCATCTATGATTGCCCATGAGCTAAAAACTCCTTTGGTTCCAATAAAGAGTTATTTAGATATGATAATTTCAGGGAAAATTGGTCAACTCACACCACAACAAATAGAGAAATTGGAAATTGTTCGTTCAAGCGCAGAATCTCTGAATAAACTCATTGATGATTTATCTGATGTTCAAAAATTAGATACAGGAAACATGAAGATGCATAGGGAAATCAATTCATTATCTGATATCATCAATGAAACTGTAATCAAACTCGAGCCTGATTTTAATAAAAAAGGAATTAAAATAAATTTGCAATTAAATCATGTAGGATGTTTTTGTGATAAATCTAGAATCTCTCAAGTTGTCTTAAATTTACTTACAAATTCTATAGATTTTACTCCTTCTTCCGATGGAGAAATAATTATTTCATTATCTAAAGAAGGTAAGTTTGCAAAATTGTTTGTAGAGGATAATGGTTCGGGAATTCCTGAAGATAAACTTGAACATATATTCCAAAAATATTATCAAGTTGATTCCTCGTTAAGAAGAGAGTATGGTGGGACTGGTTTAGGATTGTCTATTACAAAAGGAATCGTTGATATGCATGGCGGAACAATAACTGTAGAATCAAAAGTTGGTGAATTTACTAGATTCACAATAATGTTGCCATTAAATGATAGAGAATCACAGATTTCACAAACTCCAAAAATTGAATCTTGA